In Exiguobacterium acetylicum, the genomic stretch GCCTTTCTTTTTCCCTTTGCCCATCTGTCCGGAAAATTGTTTCATCATTTTCCGCATGTCTTCGAACTGTTTAATGAGGCGGTTGACTTCTTGGATACTGCGTCCACTACCGCGGGCAATCCGCTTCCGACGGCTCGCATTCAAGATTTCAGGTTCAGTCCGCTCTCGTTTTGTCATCGATTGGATGATCGCTTCGACATACACGAGTTGCTTCTCATCGATTTGGGCGTTTTTCAACCCCTTCATCTTCCCTTTACCTGCCCCAGGGATCATTCCCAACAGTTCGTCGAGTGGACCCATCTGTTTCACTTGCTGCAACTGCTCGATGAAATCATCGAATGTAAACGATGCATCGCGCATTTTGCTTTCTAACTCTTTGGCACGCGTAGCGTCCATTTGTGACTCTGCTTTTTCAATCAGTGTCAGCATGTCTCCCATGCCTAGAATCCGAGACGCCATCCGCTCGGGATAGAATGGTTCGATGGCATCGAGCTTCTCTCCAAGACCGACGAACTTAATCGGTGCTCCGGTGACTGCCTTGATGGAGAGTGCTGCACCACCTCGCGTATCTCCGTCGAGCTTCGTCAGAACGACTCCCGTTACGCCAAGCTTCTCGTTGAAGCTCTCTGCGACGTTGACGGCATCCTGACCCGTCATCGAATCGACGACAAGGAAGATTTCATGCGGTTTGGCGATCTCCTTGACATCAACGAGTTCCTGCATCAGTTCCTCATCGACGTGTAAGCGACCTGCCGTATCGATCAACACGATATCGTGATGATGCTCTTTTGCATAATCGAGTGCACCGGTAACGATTTCTTGTGGACTAACCTGATCTCCCATCGAGAAGACCGGCAACTCCAATTGTTTACCAAGTGTCTCTAATTGTTTGATTGCTGCCGGACGATAAATATCCGCCGCAACAAGCAAAGGACTACGATTATGTTTTTTACGTAAATGATTGGCAAGTTTACCCGTTGTCGTTGTTTTACCTGCCCCTTGCAGACCGGTCATCATGATGACGGTCGGGGGACGGTTCGCAAGCGTCAACGGTGACACTTCTGCACCCATCAGATTCGTCAATTCATCGTGGACGATTTTGACGACTTGTTGCCCTGGCGTCAATGACGTCATGACATCTTGACCGACGGCGCGTTCCTTTACATCATTTACGAATTGTTTGACGACCTTGAAGTTGACGTCGGCTTCGAGTAGCGCTAAGCGAACTTCGCGCATCATCTCTTTGACGTCTGCTTCAGAAATCTTACCTTTACCTCGCATTTTAGCGAGACTGGCTTGAAGCCGTTCCGATAATCCTTCGAATGCCATTAAGAATGCCTCCTACTCTAATTGCTCCAATGTCTCAATGATCACTAGGGCTTCACCCGGAAGGTCGCATTGCTTCAGCTGATCGAGTAACTGCTTTCGCCGTTCGTGTTTCTTGAACAGCGATAGTCGTTCTTCATACTGCTCGAGCATGGCTTCCGTGCGTTTTATGTTGTCGTAGACTGCTTGTCGGCTGACTTCAAACTCATCGGCGATTTCACCTAAGGAAAAGTCATCTAAGTAATAGAGTGACATGTAATTCCGTTGTTTTGGCGTCAAAAGCTCCTGATAAAAGTCAATCAGATAATTCATCCGGTTCGTTTTATCAAGTGTCATTCGAGCACCTCCGCAATGTTAAGTGAAATTCCTTTACAGATAGTATAGTACAGCCCTCACAGTGTGTTGTCAAGTTTTTTTCTTTACATGAAACGTCGCTTATTCCGCGCTTTCTTCCGTGTCGACGTTTTCTTTTTCTTCAAAGACATCGCCGAACAGTCCATATACGAATTGTTCTGCGTCAAACGGTTGTAAATCATCGATTTTTTCACCGAGACCCACGAACTTCACCGGTAGATTCAGCTCGTTCTTGATCGCAAGAACAATCCCACCTTTTGCTGTGCCGTCAAGTTTCGTCAAGACGATTCCGCTAACGTTCGTCGCTTGTTTGAAGGCTTTTGCCTGCACCATCGCGTTTTGCCCTGTTGTTGCGTCAAGTGCTAGTAACACTTCATGGGGTGCGCCTGGAATCTCACGTTCAATGACGCGTTTGACCTTTTCGAGCTCGTTCATCAAATTGACCTTGTTTTGTAGGCGTCCTGCCGTATCACAAATCAGGACGTCGACCTTACGTGCTTTCGCTGCTTGGACGGCGTCATAGACGACAGCAGCCGGATCGGAGCCTTCGCCTTGACGAATGACCGGTACACCGGAGCGTTCGCCCCAGACTTGCAGTTGATCGATCGCACCAGCCCGGAACGTATCTCCCGCTGCTAACATGACGCTCTTACCTTCTTGTTTTAATCGGTTCGCAAGTTTCCCGATCGTTGTCGTCTTACCGACCCCGTTGACACCAACGAAGAGGATGACATTCAGCTCATGATCAAGATCAAGGGCTGTCTCTTCTTCTTCGACTAACATGTTCGCGACGACTTCAACGAGGACATCCCGGACTTGTTTTGGATCCTTGACGTTACGTCGTTTGACTTCTGTCTTTAATTCTTCGACCAAATCCATCGTTGTCGTCACACCGACGTCTGCTTGGATCAACACTTCTTCTAACTCTTCGAAAAAGTCTTCATCGACTTCACGGAAGCGGTAGACGAGATCATTGACGGCACTCGCTAATCCGTCGCGTGTCTTCGTCAAGCCTTCCGTAAATTTAGTCGTGACTTCTTGTGTCGAAGTCGTCAAGCGGTCTTTCAGTTTTTTAAAGAAACTCATTGTTTAATCTCCTTTGGTTCTTCACTTAATGTACGTCGTGCCTCTTCTAGTTTAACGGATAACACTTCAGATATCCCGTTTTGCTGCATCGTGACGCCGTAAAGGACGTCTGCCGCCTCCATCGTTCCTTTCCGATGGGTGATGATGACGAACTGTGTCTCGCGTGCTAGCTGATGGACGAACTCGCCGAATCGCGCGACGTTCGCTTCGTCAAGCGCCGCCTCGACCTCATCGAGGACACAGAACGGGACAGGACGTGTCTTTAGAATCGCAAATAATAAGGCGATGGCTGTCAAGGCACGCTCTCCACCGGACAAGAGCGATAAATTCTGCAGCTTCTTACCAGGCGGTTTGGCAACGATATCAATTCCACTCGTCAATAGATCACTCGGGTCAACGAGGACTAGATCGGCTTCACCGCCCCCGAATAACTCGCGGAATGTTTCCCGGAAGTGTTCTCGGACAGCATCATACGTTTGACGGAACAACCGAATGACTTCTCGGTCCATCTCTTCGATGACGCCATAGAGATCGGTTTTAGCAGCGACGAGATCATCCCGTTGCGCGGATAGGAACGTAAACCGTTCATCGACCTCTGCGAATTCCTCAATCGCACCGATGTTGACGATACCGATTTCTTCGAGTTGGCGTTTGAGCAGATGAATTTCCTCTTTTGCCTCTTCATACGATAGATCAAGAGGTGCAATCAGTTCGAGCAGTAATCCCATCTCTTCCAGCATTTCTTGTCTTGTCTCAAGACGCGTGCTCGTTTTCCCTTGCGAGAGTCGTAGTTGCTCGAGTGCCTGTTTCGTCGTTTGTTGATCGTCCTTCGTCTTCGCTTCGCGGATCCGGATCAAGCGCAGGGATTCTGCTTGTACTTGAATCCGTTGCCCGATTGCGACGAGTTCGGTCTCGACCCGTTGTTGTTCCTGTTCCTGTTCGCGCTGTTCCGCGTGCAAGGCATCAATCTTCGCTTCGTCGAATCCTTCAAGGACATGACGCAAGTCACGTCGTTTATGACCACGTTCAAGCTTCGCGTGACTGACCTGTTCCGTCAGGCGTTCGATCTCTTGCGAAAGTTGCGCTTGTTTCATTTGAATCGTTCGCTCTTCGAGAACTGCTTCTGCTTGTTCCTTCTTCAGTTCGTCCATCGTGACGGCACCACGGGCTTGCGCATCCTTGAGACGATCTAAGGCTTGTCTGAGCTCTGTTTGACGCTCCGTCCATTTTGCGATCTCGACTTCCGACGTCTCGATGATCCGACGTGCTTCCTGTTCTTGTTCGAGTACACGTGCCATCTGTCGATCTTCAACCGACAATTCAGACGTCATGACAGCGAGATGACGGTTCGCATCTGCTAACGTATCGCGCGATTGTTCGAGTTGCCCTTGTAATGCTTGAATCGTTTCTGTCCGTTTCCGAGCCGTAACATCAAGAGTGTGGATCGCCGCTCTTAGATCTTCCAAGCGCCGCATCTGCTCCCGAATGACCGCTTGCCCACGCGTCAGTCCCTCTTTTAACTCGTCAAGTTCGCGCGATTGACTGAACAATGGTGTACCTTTTTTCCGGCTTCCGCCGGTCATCGTACCGCCGACGTTGACGACATCTCCTTCGAGCGTGACGAGACGATAGCGATGTCCTGTCGAACGGGCGATTTGGTTCGCCTGTTCAAGTGACTCGACGACGAGTGTCGTACCGAGCAAGTTCATCTTTAATTTCGTCAACGTCTCGTCTGTCGTCACGAGATCACTTGCGATCCCGACGAATCCAGACATCCCCCCGACTTGTTCTCGCACGGAACGATTGACTTCGCGTGCTTGGAGTGAGGCGAGCGGCATGAACGTCGCTCGACCGGCATTTAATCGTCGAAGCTCCTGGATCAGACGACGTCCTGTCGCATCGGTATCAACGACGATGTTTTGCATCGCCCCACCAAGCGCTGTCTCGATTGCCGCTTCAAACTGCGCCGGAACCGAAATCAGCTCCGCGACCGCTCCGTAAATACCTGGGTGCTGATCTCGTTGTTTTAAAATCGTCTTAACGGCACCGAAATAACCGCTATAGTCGGCTTTGACGGATTCAAGGAATTCAATTCGGTCTTCCGTCTTATGCCGACGTCGCTCTAAATCCGCAACGGACTGTTCGACTTGGCGTAACGCATGTTGTTGTTCATTTCGTGCTGCAAGTGCCGTTGTCTCTTCTTCTGTTGCTTGGTCCAACTTCGTCCGGATTGAAGCGACATCCGTTTCTAGTCGTGCGACGTCTTCCTCGAGTTGACGACGCGTCGATTGTTTCGTACCGCTGTCCGCCGTAAATGAACGTTGTTGTTCTTCTGCCTGCATGAGATCTTGCTTCGCCCGGTTATAGGCATTATTCGTCGCAGCTAATCGACTCGCCACTTCAAAGGCTTCCGATCGTAATACTTCGGCTTCCTTATCAAAATCACGATCGGTTTGTGTCAGCGCTTGATCGGCTCGTTCTCGCTCAGCCGTGATCCGTTTTGCTTCCTGATCGACTTCTGCTTGGCGTTCCTGTAAAGCGGTCAGTTCGAGTTCCAGTTCCTTGACGCGTTCTTCGACGACGGCAACCTCTTGTTCGAGTCGCTCTTTCGTCTCGGTCCCGTGTTTTTCACGCTCTTTCGCTAAGTTAAGGGCACCTTGGATTTCAACCAGTCGCGTCGAGACATGTCGAAGTTGCTCCTGCAACGCGTTTTCTTGTTGTCGTTCTTCTTCAAGCGTCGATTCTTGATTCTCTCGGGATACGACAGTCTCTTCGTAAGTCGTCTTTTGAGACGCAAGGCGTTCTTCACATTGTGCGATGTCACGCGCTAGTGTTTCGAGCTCCGTCTGATACGTCGTGATTTCATGCGCTAAGATACCACGCTCGAGGACATCATGCCGTTCTCGAGCGACGAGATACTCTTTGGCGAGCGCCGCTTGTTCACGTAACGGCTCGATTCGTCCGCCGAGTTCATATAAAATATCATCGACACGCGATAAATTCGCTTCCGTATCACTTAATTTCCGCTCGGCTTGCTTCTTGCGATGACGATACTTCAAGACGCCTGCTGCTTCTTCGATGACAGCACGACGTTCTTCCGGTTTACCGGAGATGACTTGTTCAACTCGCCCTTGTCCGATGATTGCAAAAGCATCACGCGACAAGCCTGTGTCCATGAAAAGATCAAGAACATCCTTCAGGCGACATGGTTTTTTATTTAAAAAATAATCGCTGTCTCCGTTGCGGCTGACACGCCGCGTGACGCTGATTTCCTGATACGGCAACGCAACCGTTCCCGACTCGTTGTCTAAGACGAGCGTCACCTCGGCAAATTGTTTCCGGTGTTCAGACAGACTGCCGGCAAAAATGACGTCTTCCATCTTCGCCCCGCGCAGTGACTTCGCAGATTGTTCTCCGAGTACCCAACGGACAGCGTCCGATATATTTGATTTCCCACTTCCGTTCGGTCCGACGACTGCCGTGACACCCGGAAGGAATTCTAGTTCAGTTCGACTGGCAAATGATTTGAAGCCATTGATTTCAATTCGTTTTAAGTACATCTTGATCACCCGTATGTTTAAATTTCTTTTGAATTTCTTTCAGTTTACCATAGCCGAAACGCTAGCAACATGATAGGTTTTAAGGTAGTATCACGCGAAACAAGAAGAAGAGGAGCGAATAACACGATGACGATTGAACAAATGATTGAAGCGATCTTAGATAAATTGAACATCATCAATAAAGGGGTCATTAAAGCAGAACAGTTCGATGGCTCAAAAAATGAGGACTTAAAAGAGATTTATGAGTTCGTCATGATGCGCGACTCGTTATCACTGGCAGAGGTCGACGCGATCGTCGACGAACTGAAATCTCTCAAGACTGTCTAATCAAGCGAACTTCACACTATAAAGGCCGATCATCTCTCACGCATTCGAGAGATGGTCGGCCTTTTGTCGCTTAAAACTGTTTCTTTAATTCAAGTAAGGCTTGTTTTGCCGCCTGTTGCTCTGCCTCTTTTTTCGATCGGCCTGTCCCGATCCCTTCCAGCTCATCCGCGACTTGGACACGCGAGATGAATTCCCGACTATGCGCCGGACCGCGCTCCTCGATGATTTCATACTCGATGACACCTAAGCCGACACGTTGAATGGCTTCCTGTAATTGACTCTTAAAATCTGTCTGTTCTTCAAAAAAGCCTGTCGCCACTTTCGGAAAAACCGCTTCGGCGAGGAATCGTTCGGCTGCTTCGATGCCTTGGTCAAGATACAAGGCGCCAATGAAGGATTCGAAGACATCCGCAAGTAAGGCTGGACGATTCCGACCACCGGTCAGTTCTTCCCCCTTACCTAACAGAATCATATCGGAAAACTGATAATGATTCGCAAATTGGACGAGTGACGGTTCACAGACGATTGCCGCTCGCAATTTCGTTAATTCCCCCTCGGAACGTTCCGGGTAGTGTTCGAATAGATAGCGTGACACCGTCAACTCTAAGACAGCGTCCCCTAAAAATTCTAGGCGTTCGTTATCTCCTTCAGACTCGCGTTGTTCATTGACGAACGAAGAGTGCGTGAAGGCTTGTTTTAATAGCTCGACATTAGAAAACGTGATATTCAGGCGCTCTTGTAACGCTTCGAATTTCTGCTCGATTTGAGCGAGCGTCCGAGCATCCTTGCGTCGTTTTACATAGGGTCCTTTTCGGACACGACGTCCTTTTTGATTCGTCATAGTTCCTCCTAAACAGCTAAAGCCCACCGCAAATTGCGGTGGGTCAGCTTCAATGATCAGACTTGTGTTTCGATGTAGTTGACGACATCGCCGACAGTCTTCAAGTTTTCTGCTTGCTCATCTTCGATCGTGATTTCGAACTTGTCTTCTAAGTCCATGACGAGTTCCATGACTTCGAGAGAGTCAGCACCGAGGTCGTCTTTGAACGATTTATCAAGTGTGATTTCACTTTGTTCTTTTCCTAATTTTTCTGCGATTGCTTCTTGTACGTCTACTAAGATTTGTTCTTTTGTCATTTTAAAATCCCTCCATGAGTTGAGTATATAAGATGATTGCCGATTTGGCAAAGTACTACCGTTAGTTGTGTTACATCGTCATGCCGCCATCGACGGCAAGAGTTTGTCCTGTGATGTATCGCGCTTCATCTGAAGCGATGAAACTGACGAGTGAAGCGATATCGTCCGTTTGACCGAAGCGTTTCAACGGAATTTGCCCGAGTGACAGGTTCCGCTGTTCTTCCGTCAATTCGTCCGTCATGTCCGTCTCGATGAAGCCTGGACAGATGGCATTGACTGTGACACCTTTACTCGCGAGTTCACGTGCGACGGATTTCGTCAGCCCGATCAGCCCCGCTTTCGCTGCGACATAGTTCGCTTGCCCTGGATTTCCGGAAATACCGACGACTGATGCGATGTTGATGATACGACCGCTTGTTTTTAACAATGGACGTGTCGCAGCTTGCGTGACGAGAAACGCACCTTTGAGGTTCGTATCGATGACAGCATCGAAATCCGCTTCCTTCATGCGCATCAGCAAACCATCACGCGTGATGCCGGCATTATTGACGACACAATCCAGTTGACCGAACGTGTCGATCGTCTGTTTGATCATCTGTTTGACAGCATCTGCTTCAGCGACATTCGCTTGAATCGCGAGTGCCTCTCCGCCTGCTTCCTTGATTTCACGGACGACTGCTTCCGCCTTGTCCGTGCTTCCTGCATAGTTGACGACGACACGGAAACCATCTGTTGCTAATCGCTTCGCGATGGCAGCTCCGATGCCGCGTGACGCGCCAGTGACGAGTGCTACTTTACTCAACGAATTCCCTCCGCTTCCAATTGCTCAAGTGTCGTGATGCTGATGATCTTCGCATCTTTTTTGATTCGTTTCACGAGACCGCTCAACGGAGATGATGGACCAAACTCGATGAATGTATCCGCACCTTCTTCGATCAGACGCTCAACGCATGATTCGAATCGAACCGGTGAGTAGAGCTGCTGAACGAGCAAACGAATCAATTCGTCTGGTTGATCGTGGAACGCACCGTCGACGTTCGAGATGAATTTCGTCTTCGCCGCTTCAAACGGTGACGAGACGAGAATGTCTTCGAATCGTGGTGCGAATGGTGTCATGAGTGACGAATGGAACGCACCTGAGACATCAAGCGGTAAGACACGTTTTGCTCCGAGCTCTTTTAACTTCGCTGTAGCGGATTCGACCGCTGCGATTTGTCCGGAGATGACGAATTGCCCAGGACAGTTGTAGTTGGCGATTTGAACGATTTCTCCCGTCGCCGCAATCGATTCGACCGCGTGATGGGCTGCCTCGACATCATTCATGCCGATGACCGCCGCCATCGTTCCACCCGTGACTTGATTCATGAGTTTTCCGCGTTCGCGGACGAGATAGACGGCTTCAGACGGTGTGATGACAGAAGCTGCGACGAGCGCGCTATATTCTCCAACACTGTGTCCGAGTACGAAATCAGGTGTATGTCCTTGTGCTGCGTACTGCTGTGCGAGTAATGCACTGTGTGCGACGATGGCTGGTTGAGCGATATCTGTTGCTTTCAATTCATCCTTCGTCCCTGTCGTCATCAGCGTCGTCAGATCCAGACCAATTCGCGTTCCGAGGTCAGCGAGTGCTTGGCGTGTCTCGTCTTGCGTGATGAGCGTCTGTCCCATTCCAGGCGTCTGTGACCCTTGTCCCGGAAACATCCAAACTGTTTTCCCCATCTCGTCTCACTCCTTCTTAACGTGCTTCAGTTGCCTTCGCCTGAACGATTTTAGCAACGACTTCTTGTTCGACCATCTTTTCAGCTTGAACGAGCGCTCTGCTGAATGCATAGGCATTGCTTGAACCATGCGCCTTGATGACCGGAGCCGCAATGCCGAATAGTCCGGCACCGCCATATTCTTCATAGGCGAGCAACTGCTTCATTTTTTTTAACTTCGGTTTCAGTACGAGAGCGGCGAGCTTTGATGTCCACGAGCTCATGAATTGTTCCTTCATGACACCCATGATCATACTGGCTGCCCCTTCAGTACTCTTAAGTAACGTGTTACCGGCAAAACCTTCCGTGACGATGACATCGACGTCACCGCTCATCGCTTCTCTCGCCTCGACGTTCCCAACGAAATGAATCGGTGCTGTCTCAAGTAGCGGATACGTTTCCTTCGTCAGTGCATTCCCTTTACCGGCTTCTGATCCGATATTCAGGAGACCGACTTTTGGTCGTGTGATACCGCGAACTTGTTCTGCGTAGACAGACCCCATGATGGCATAATCGAGCAAATGCTCTGCCTTCGCATCTGGGTTGGCGCCAACATCTAAGATGACGACACCTTTCCCATTACGTGTCGGGAAAGTCGGGGCCAGTGCAGGACGGTCAACTCCTTCGATTCGACCGATAACGAACAATCCGGCAGTCATGAGCGCTCCCGTGTTGCCTGCTGAAATCAAGGCATCTGCTTCTCCTGATTTCACCAGGTTTGCAGCCACAACGAGTGAGCTATCTTTCTTGCGGCGAATCGCACGTACCGGTTCGTCTTCTCCGGTGATGACGGATGCCGCGTGGACGATCGTCACGCGCGGATCCTCGATTGAGTATGAGCGTAATTTCAACTCATCTCCGACTAATCGGATATCGATGTTTTCGTTTGGACGTTCTGCCAAATAGGCAACGACCCCTTCTACGATGGCACGGGGTGCATGATCGCCCCCCATAGCGTCAACTGCTAAAATCATTTCGATTCCTCCTTACTACTTCGATACACCGTGAACTCACCGATAAAGACACATTCTTCACCGACATAACTCTCCACCGTGATGTCAGAACGCCCATCTTGACGATGAGAACTGACGAACGCCTTCGCAACGACGCGTTCCCCGACATGAACGGAGCGTGTGAACTGAACGTTCGCACGTGTCGTCAACGCGAGTTCATCGTCGATGAGCGCAATCGCAAGCGAGTTTGCCTGCGCAAACAAAATATGTCCGCGGGCGATCGCATTCCGACTAAACGCATGTTCCGGCAAAATCTCAAGGATTGAGATCGCAGATGTATCGAGTTTCAGGTCAATCATATCACCAATGACTTCATTTTCAGTCAACGTACGCACATCATCCAGCCGTTCGGTCGCGACGTGTTTAATTCGCTCCCGTAATTCCGGAATTTTTAATTCCATCCGGTCGAGACGAATCGTCTGGATACTGACACGGAATCGTGTCGCCAGCGCTTCATCCGTGATGAACGGATTTTGTTCGATCGTCTGTAATAATTCTTGTTGTCTCTCTTTTTTAGGTACCCGCATGTATGTTCCTCCCACAAGAAGGATGACCACTATTATTACCTGGTACTAACAGTAGTATATATCCCTTGTTGTTCACTTTCAAGTATTATTCGATTCTTTCTCCTTCAAGTAGCCCTTGTCGTTCGATATAGTCACGTAAGACATCGTATTCCGGTGCCTGCCAAAAGGCTTCCGATCGCAGTAAGCGGACTGCATCTTGTCGCGCGGTTTCCATGACTTGTATATCGAGCGCAGGATCAGTCAAGACGAATCGCGGTAATCCACTTTGTTCGGTACCAAAGAAATTTCCGGCTCCGCGCAGTTTCAAATCCTTTTCCGCTAGCTTGAAGCCATCGTTCGTCTCCGTCATCGTCTTAATCCGTTCTTTTCCCGTATCGGAAGAGGGATCGGCGATTAGAATACAGTAAGACTGGGCATCGCCTCGACCGACGCGTCCTCTTAATTGGTGTAACTGCGCAAGACCGAAGCGTTCTGCATCATGAATGACGATGATCGACGCGTTCGGAACGTTCACGCCGACCTCGACGACCGTCGTTGAAACAAGGATTTGAACAGTATTCTCCTTAAACGCCTGCATGACCTCGTCTTTTTCAGAAGAAGTCAAGCGCCCATGCATCAAACCGACATGATAGGGCTTGAACCGCTCAGTCAATATCGCATGTAATTCGATCGCATTTTGAACTTCGAGTGATTCGGATTCCTCGATCAATGGCGTGATGACGTAGGCTTGTCGACCTTGCGACAATTCTTTCTCGACGAACCCGAAAACGCGTTCCATCTGTTGCGGTTTCGCCCAGTAGGTCTCGATTTCCTTTCGTCCCGCCGGCATCTCATCGATGATCGAAACATCCATATCTCCAAAGACCGATATCGCAAGCGTACGCGGAATCGGTGTCGCTGTCATATATAATACATCTGCCTGTTCAGCTTTCGCACGCAATCGTTTCCGTTGTTCGACACCGAAGCGATGTTGTTCATCGGTGATGACGAGGTGTAATGCCTTGAACTGGACGGTGTCTTGAATCAGCGCATGTGTTCCGACCAAGACGTCGATCTCTCCTGTTGCGAGGGCTTCGAGCAAGTGTGCGCGCGCTTTTCCTTTAACTGAACTCGTCAGTAGACCGACCCGAATCCCAAGTGGTTCAAGTAATGGGGCGAGCGACGCTGCATGCTGTTCCGCTAAAATTTCGGTCGGCACCATTAAGGCGCCTTGTCTTCCGGCACGAACCGTCGCGAACAAGGCGATGGCTGCGATGACGGTCTTTCCGCTTCCGACATCCCCTTGCAGCAACCGATTCATTCGTTCACCGCGACCGATGTCGTCTAAGATTTCTTTTGTCACGCGTTGTTGCGCTCCTGTCAGCGGAAACGGCAGGCTCTTGATGAAATTCGCGATATCCGTTTCATGAAGGGGAAGAGCAATCCCTTGACCTTTCCGTCGCCCAAGACGTAACGCCTGTAATTTCAGTTGGAAATAGAGGCACTCC encodes the following:
- the ffh gene encoding signal recognition particle protein → MAFEGLSERLQASLAKMRGKGKISEADVKEMMREVRLALLEADVNFKVVKQFVNDVKERAVGQDVMTSLTPGQQVVKIVHDELTNLMGAEVSPLTLANRPPTVIMMTGLQGAGKTTTTGKLANHLRKKHNRSPLLVAADIYRPAAIKQLETLGKQLELPVFSMGDQVSPQEIVTGALDYAKEHHHDIVLIDTAGRLHVDEELMQELVDVKEIAKPHEIFLVVDSMTGQDAVNVAESFNEKLGVTGVVLTKLDGDTRGGAALSIKAVTGAPIKFVGLGEKLDAIEPFYPERMASRILGMGDMLTLIEKAESQMDATRAKELESKMRDASFTFDDFIEQLQQVKQMGPLDELLGMIPGAGKGKMKGLKNAQIDEKQLVYVEAIIQSMTKRERTEPEILNASRRKRIARGSGRSIQEVNRLIKQFEDMRKMMKQFSGQMGKGKKKGFGLPFF
- a CDS encoding putative DNA-binding protein: MTLDKTNRMNYLIDFYQELLTPKQRNYMSLYYLDDFSLGEIADEFEVSRQAVYDNIKRTEAMLEQYEERLSLFKKHERRKQLLDQLKQCDLPGEALVIIETLEQLE
- the ftsY gene encoding signal recognition particle-docking protein FtsY — its product is MSFFKKLKDRLTTSTQEVTTKFTEGLTKTRDGLASAVNDLVYRFREVDEDFFEELEEVLIQADVGVTTTMDLVEELKTEVKRRNVKDPKQVRDVLVEVVANMLVEEEETALDLDHELNVILFVGVNGVGKTTTIGKLANRLKQEGKSVMLAAGDTFRAGAIDQLQVWGERSGVPVIRQGEGSDPAAVVYDAVQAAKARKVDVLICDTAGRLQNKVNLMNELEKVKRVIEREIPGAPHEVLLALDATTGQNAMVQAKAFKQATNVSGIVLTKLDGTAKGGIVLAIKNELNLPVKFVGLGEKIDDLQPFDAEQFVYGLFGDVFEEKENVDTEESAE
- the smc gene encoding chromosome segregation protein SMC, which gives rise to MYLKRIEINGFKSFASRTELEFLPGVTAVVGPNGSGKSNISDAVRWVLGEQSAKSLRGAKMEDVIFAGSLSEHRKQFAEVTLVLDNESGTVALPYQEISVTRRVSRNGDSDYFLNKKPCRLKDVLDLFMDTGLSRDAFAIIGQGRVEQVISGKPEERRAVIEEAAGVLKYRHRKKQAERKLSDTEANLSRVDDILYELGGRIEPLREQAALAKEYLVARERHDVLERGILAHEITTYQTELETLARDIAQCEERLASQKTTYEETVVSRENQESTLEEERQQENALQEQLRHVSTRLVEIQGALNLAKEREKHGTETKERLEQEVAVVEERVKELELELTALQERQAEVDQEAKRITAERERADQALTQTDRDFDKEAEVLRSEAFEVASRLAATNNAYNRAKQDLMQAEEQQRSFTADSGTKQSTRRQLEEDVARLETDVASIRTKLDQATEEETTALAARNEQQHALRQVEQSVADLERRRHKTEDRIEFLESVKADYSGYFGAVKTILKQRDQHPGIYGAVAELISVPAQFEAAIETALGGAMQNIVVDTDATGRRLIQELRRLNAGRATFMPLASLQAREVNRSVREQVGGMSGFVGIASDLVTTDETLTKLKMNLLGTTLVVESLEQANQIARSTGHRYRLVTLEGDVVNVGGTMTGGSRKKGTPLFSQSRELDELKEGLTRGQAVIREQMRRLEDLRAAIHTLDVTARKRTETIQALQGQLEQSRDTLADANRHLAVMTSELSVEDRQMARVLEQEQEARRIIETSEVEIAKWTERQTELRQALDRLKDAQARGAVTMDELKKEQAEAVLEERTIQMKQAQLSQEIERLTEQVSHAKLERGHKRRDLRHVLEGFDEAKIDALHAEQREQEQEQQRVETELVAIGQRIQVQAESLRLIRIREAKTKDDQQTTKQALEQLRLSQGKTSTRLETRQEMLEEMGLLLELIAPLDLSYEEAKEEIHLLKRQLEEIGIVNIGAIEEFAEVDERFTFLSAQRDDLVAAKTDLYGVIEEMDREVIRLFRQTYDAVREHFRETFRELFGGGEADLVLVDPSDLLTSGIDIVAKPPGKKLQNLSLLSGGERALTAIALLFAILKTRPVPFCVLDEVEAALDEANVARFGEFVHQLARETQFVIITHRKGTMEAADVLYGVTMQQNGISEVLSVKLEEARRTLSEEPKEIKQ
- a CDS encoding DUF1128 family protein → MTIEQMIEAILDKLNIINKGVIKAEQFDGSKNEDLKEIYEFVMMRDSLSLAEVDAIVDELKSLKTV
- the rnc gene encoding ribonuclease III, with protein sequence MTNQKGRRVRKGPYVKRRKDARTLAQIEQKFEALQERLNITFSNVELLKQAFTHSSFVNEQRESEGDNERLEFLGDAVLELTVSRYLFEHYPERSEGELTKLRAAIVCEPSLVQFANHYQFSDMILLGKGEELTGGRNRPALLADVFESFIGALYLDQGIEAAERFLAEAVFPKVATGFFEEQTDFKSQLQEAIQRVGLGVIEYEIIEERGPAHSREFISRVQVADELEGIGTGRSKKEAEQQAAKQALLELKKQF
- the acpP gene encoding acyl carrier protein, whose translation is MTKEQILVDVQEAIAEKLGKEQSEITLDKSFKDDLGADSLEVMELVMDLEDKFEITIEDEQAENLKTVGDVVNYIETQV
- the fabG gene encoding 3-oxoacyl-[acyl-carrier-protein] reductase codes for the protein MSKVALVTGASRGIGAAIAKRLATDGFRVVVNYAGSTDKAEAVVREIKEAGGEALAIQANVAEADAVKQMIKQTIDTFGQLDCVVNNAGITRDGLLMRMKEADFDAVIDTNLKGAFLVTQAATRPLLKTSGRIINIASVVGISGNPGQANYVAAKAGLIGLTKSVARELASKGVTVNAICPGFIETDMTDELTEEQRNLSLGQIPLKRFGQTDDIASLVSFIASDEARYITGQTLAVDGGMTM